AAGGCAATATCAAAAAAAACCCAAGTTAGAAGCATGGTTTGATGCAAATCAGACTTTCCCAAATGCGAGGAATTATAGTTATTCTGAATTTCCAAATAAATTTACTTGGCATCCTCGACCTGGTATctggaaagaaaggaaaagaagaGATGTTATTGGGAGACTCTCTGAAGTGCATTCATCAAGTGGTGAACTATTATATCTCCGCATGCTGTTACTTAGGAAGAAAGGTTCCAGGTCTTTTGAAGATCTTAAAACTGTTAATGGACACATCCACAAAACATTCAAGGAAGCATGCACGGCCCTTGGTCTTCTACAAAATGATAACCAATGGCATGAAGCAATTGCCGAGAACTCCCATACATCATTGCCTCCACAGTTACGTGCAATGTTTGTCAATATTTTGGCATATAGTCCTATTTCAGATCAACTTAGACTTTGGGAAGCTAATTGGCAATGTATGTCAGACGATATTCTCATCATCAGGCGACATATGCTTAATGATCCTCATCTATACCTATCAGACGAAGATTTGAAGAATTATGCACTTGCAGGTTTATATCTCATTATCATACTACctgaataattaacataattATGTTTTAGATATTATATGTAGTATACTTTTAAACTAACATAACACTTCATATATATTTTTGCCCGCAGAAATTGAAAAATTGTTTAATTGACATCGGGAAGAGTTTGAAGGACTACGCGACAATGCCATTTCCAAGTGAAGTTTATTTTAACAATGCAGTTAACAGACTACTCCAAGAAGAAACTTCATATGATAAAGAAGAACTGAAAATTTTGCATGAAAAAAATCATGGAATGCTCAACCCTGAACAGAAGAACGTTTACGATTCTATTATACAAAATGTTTATAATAAGGTAGGTGGTGTTTTCTTTGTATATGGAAGTGGAGGATGCGGCAAGACATTTCTGTGGCAGACATTATGTTGTCGCCTTCGTTCAGAAGGAAAGATTGTGCTTCTTGTTTCCTCATATGGAATAGCAGCCGTATTGTTGCCTGGTGGTAGAACTGCACATTCAAGATTCCATATTCCTTTGAAACTTGATCAGGACAGTACATCCGGAATCAGACATGGAACCGATATTGCAGAATTAATCCAACAAAATGATTTGATCATTTGGGATGAAGCGCCAATGCAACATCGTCATGCCTTTGAATCCGTTGACCGTTCTTTGAGGGATATAATGTCTGCTATTGACAAAAGGAGAGCAAAAAAGCCATTTGGTGATATCACGGTAGTTTTTAGCGGAGATTATAAGCAGATTTTACCCGTGATTCCAAAGGCATCCAGAGCTGAAGTAGTAGGTTCCACCCTCAATAAATCAAAGATTTGGGAATTTTGTCAAGTATTTTTACTTAAGCAAAATATGCGGCTTCATGCAGGAAATACAGAAATGGAGAATAAGGTTATAGTGGATTTCAGTAATGGCAGCTTTTAGTTGGCGATGGTAAAGTTGAGAACTTTAGTCCTGATGCAGACACTGGTGAAATGCTGATAAAGATTCCAGATCAATATGTTGTTCATACCACGTAAAATCCTATAAAAAGTCTTTTTGAATTTACTTACCCGGATTTTCTAAAAAACATGTCTTCACATTCTTATCTAAGATCAAGAGCTATCCTAACACCAACTAATGTTGTGGTGGACGACATCAATAACAACATTCTTGAGAAAATTTCTGGAACTCTACACACATATCTTAGTCAGGATTCAATTGACGATGTTGGTGACGAAGATAATGATTTCAGATCAGCATTTCCAGTAGAGTACCTGAACTCATTAAATATGTCTTACATTCCTAAGCACGAGTTAAACATCAAGGTTGGCGTCGTTgtcacttgtcatgcttatgagAAATTTAAACCAAATTATGGGATTGTGTAACGGCACGCGAATGATTGTGACATCCTGCAAGAAGAATAGTATTGAGTGTGAAATATTATGCGAATCCCATGTTGGGTCAAAACATTTGATCCCGAGGATAAATTATTCCAACAGATACCAGCTGGCCTTTTGAGTTTAAAAGAATTCAGTTTCCACTCCAGATTTATTATGCAATGACAATTAATAAGAGCCAGGGCCAATCACTTGACACGGTTGGTCTATACCTTCCCAGGGCAGTGTTTTCTCATGGCCATGTCTACGTTGCCATCTCAAGAGTTAAAAGACAAGAAGGTCTCCACATTCTCATCGACAGTGATGATGGTACCACCACAAATATAACATCAAATGTAGTCTATGAAGAAGTATTTTACAACCTACCGAGCATAAATGATGAGAATGTATCATATTAGTTATTTGTATTGCACATTTACAGTCCTGACTAAGTTACTCATCATTTTATTATAATTGGTAGTTTGagaaattatttgttattaaattAGAATTACATCAGGTCATATTGGTTATTGATGCTCATATACGAAGTAAAAGGCAGATTCTCGAATAGTTTTTTATGCATATCAAATTCTCAATATAATTAGATGTGATATGCTTTATATTGATAAGGAGACACTATGATAATCAGAGAAGATTATGGGATAACAACAATATTTATCAGATAACTAActcatatttaaatatttatttaatatcaCGTTTATGTTACTAATTGATCTTTTATTTTAACACAATCTTTTTTTCCATGCTAATATTAGTGTAAGCTGTTAAGGATCATCATACAACTCTAATAGATATCTATTGATTGAGATTTTCATGGACTAATTATCAGCCTATCACCTTAACTATAAAGATAGTGTATATCTTTATTAAAAATACAGCCGATTGTCTTAAACGCTCCACACATTCGGATTTTTTTTGCTATATATCCAACTCACAAACTAATTTCAGAGTTCATATggcagaacatccaagtataaTTACAATTCATTACCTATTTGTTGATATGAACATTTAACATACTCCTTTTTTGATAACATCTATTAACTTTTTCATTACTTAGATATGCAGGACCATCATCATTTATCCAATCTGGATGGTAATTATACTGCTTGGACTTTGAAGGTCCGTGTGACAAGAATGTGGGTATCAACTAATCGACAAGGTGTTTTAGTCAGGCACAATCTTATTCTATTGGACTGTGAGGTTTGATTGAATAACTATATGACTTATACCACATCTATGATTGTGTTTTCCAGCCTATATCCTAAGATTTTCTTTTTTGCAGAATAATCACATACTTGCAATTATTCCACCAGCTCTTTGGAATTTGTTTGCCTTTATCATTCATCCTGTCACATTGTTATGTATCAGAAATGTTCAGGTTCTTCCAGCTGCTGGGTTTTTGAGGCCTGTACGTTCTACAAATTACATCATATTTCTTCCCATCACTGTGGTGGTGTTGGAACCTGAGGAAATTTTGAGTATACCGCGCCATAAATTTGATTTGGTTCCTGTGACACTCCTATATAATTCTCTTCATAGTTCTGCTCTCGATGAGCTTCCTATTTATTCCACTGGTATTGCGTATAAAATTTTAGAACAAATCGTTTATAATTTGTTGTTTTTAACTTTAAGTTTATTGTTGTAAATGTTATTGGAATTGTTGAACTCCTGCAACCAGTACAATCTATTATGACAAGATTTGGTGAAAAGGAAGTGTTACGCTTCGGAATTTCAGATGGCGTGTAAGACTCTTCAATAATTTTTTTGACAATTATAAAAATACTACGCCATCCTCCAATTTTCATATTTTACGTATTAACACTATTGAATATCTATAAGTGTTTGACGTTTTATTATATTCATTTTAGGAGGGCCATCCAAGTGTGTTTTAGCGGTTCTTTGCCAACAAATTTTGAATCATTGTACCAAGTTACTGAAATTGAACCCAAAATTGTGATTCTGGCATCTGTTAGAGTCTTTATGTATCGAGGTTAATGtcttattttttatattaaaaacctTTAAAATTGTAAGCCTTCTCATAAGTTATAGAATTTCTTCTAGCtcttaaatattatatatttttcgCTGTTAAAAACAGGAAGAGCGCAGATCGGCAATATTTCGTCAACAAAGCTTTTTGTCGATCTTGATTATCTTGATGTCTTTTATTTGAGGCAGAGGTAACTAAATATaaatgatatattttttatttttacatcattttttcatatatatatacgCTTATAATTTTTACATACTTTGCAATATAGGTTGATGGACATTTGACAAATCCAAATTTGATGCTGCAGGTCAACGAAGCTTGAAGACATTTTATTTTTACTGCATTTCTATTAAATTGATGAGACATGTCATTTTTCAATTGTTGAAATACTGATAAACTTCCTGATTCAACCGCATTGTCGTATTTGTTTTTATTAAACTTATTTACCACGCTATGGATTTAGATACTGTGCAGATTGGTACTTTGCCATCTTCAAAATTGTACCTCATCCTATATGATGAATCTGTGACTGATATGAGGATGAGGTACTGCGATTaagaattataataattatataattacaGCATGTTTGCATGTTTAATAACAGTTGATAGGAGGCTGAGTTAATAAACATCAATATTTACCTTTGTAGGTTGAAGGAGGAGGGATATTTGTCAAAGAGAGAAAAATATCTTAAGGCGGCAAAATCTGAATTTGTTCAAACCTTTATGGAAAGAATGACATTAAAGGATCTCAATAAAAAGCTGACACATGATGACTTGAAGGTTTTATAACCTTTATAAAATTTGCACGACACAACCATATTGaatatgatttatttttaaatctgaACTTTTTTCACTTCAAACAGAAAAGGATATACACCACGTTCTCAGTTGTTAAGGTGGATGAGGATGTAGCATGGTGGTTTTACAGTTGTAACAAATATCAACAAGAGGTTGAGCGGCTTGACAGGAGATTTCGATGTAATAATTGCCCTCGCATAATTTCGGTTGCCCCTAAAAGGTAGAACAAATTAGAGTTATATCAAAAATTTATTATGCTTTACTCTGTATTAAAGTCAACTTTCAATACTTATCACATAATTCCTTATAAATTCAGGTTTCGTATCATGGTCCTTGCCGAAGATGATACATTTTCATGTAATGTTATGCTCATGGACCGAGCTGCTAGAAGGATTGTTGGCACAAGTGCAGCGAGTGTTTAATAATTATTACATTGTCTCAGGCTCCTGAAGAAGGCCTTCCTCAGGTACTTAAAGATTTGGTTGGAAAGGAAGTCACTGTCATTATTCAGTTGAACAAAGCAAATGTAACTGAGGATAGTACCATATTTGATGCAAATGACATATTTGACACGACTACGCAGAGGCCAAGTCCATCTGAATCTGCACATATATCAGAATCTTCCTCCATCAACTTTTCCGTTAATGTAAGTTTGGTTTTTATATGTTATAATACTCGAACCATTATAATTTTATAACTTTTAGTCTTCCAACAAATCTTTATAAAGCGTAATTGTTTTGTGTTAGTCTGTCGATCTTGATGCCATTGATCATACTCCAGGCTCTGCAAAATCAGttaccaaaaaaattaaaaaggtaAGATACATTTATgcattgtattttatttttttgcaTTAAATCACTTACATTCCGTTCATTAATTATCCTCATAAGTTGTAAGATAAGTTGTTTTTCTACGTTAAATTTAAATGATTACATATTGGTTTTGGTTCTTGACGTAAGTCTGAGTTACATTACAATTTGATATAAATTGATTggtaaaaatatattaataagtACCTATATTCTATAAGTTTTTTATGTTGTTTTGGTCATATTCTAAGAatttttaatttgataaaatttgcAGGAGAAGTAATACAACAGTTTATCACTCAATTATTTTGCTTGATGTTATGTACGAAAGCTGGATTGGATTGGTGTttagcatttctgaattttgtttTAAATAATGACCATTATCAAGTTGTTATCATCATATTCTATCTTTCATAACTTTGTTTTCCGGAATTGATGCAAATGAATTTTGCAGATTGGACAAGTTGTACGTACTATGATCCAGTTTCTTTCAATTTCCAGAATTTCTATAATAATTTCCTTCAATACTTTATATCATTATTAAGGATTGCTTCATATATTTATCTATGTAATCCGGTACTTAGATTCCTGTTTTTAGTTTTCTTTAATTCTATCCGTTGTACAAATTATTAAACTTAAGAAATAAAAGATTGACCAAATATTTATACTCCACAAGTACTCAATCAAACTTTTCAATAAACATACGATATATTGTAAACTTACGATATTATTAAACTTTTCGATAACCAATTATTAAACTTATGACTTTATATTTTTTGGTAGTTAATCAGAAATTGTAAACATACGATAAAACAAAATAATTTCTGGAAATTGACAAATTTGTTTTCACATTAGTACTTTTAAATCATATAATATCATTAAACTCTTCAGGCATGCAATAAGATCAAATGATAGTAGAATGCATATTAGCATTATATTAGTAATAAATTCAACTACTTTTGACCTATATCCTTTTTATGGCAGACAAAGGTTAAATCCATGATTTTTTTAGAATTTGATTTGAGGTTATAAATTGTTCACAATACAGAAAAAAAACATTAATGTCTTAAGTACAATAACAGGAAGAGGTTGCTGATAAAGTCTTTCCAGCAATTTTGCATGAGATGGAGGGGAAATAAATTATTGTTCTTGTTGAAGTTCACGCAGCTAACGATGATCCTGAGAAATTCATCATCAAAGCCCAGGACATGTATGATTCAAACATGTATGCCATGTCAAATACTGAATCATCCAATCATGTTGAGTTCCCTACCCTTGATTTGTCAGAGGTATGGAAAACATTTCATAAATGACTGTGATTTCATTTGTGGGAATATAGTTAAAcaatttgttaggtcacacacacactgtagagggggtgaatacagtgtatagtacaatcaaatcgaactttaataactcaagtaacagagaacaaaatttattgaaataataaactctgttacagtatggaactgttacctctcagtgatgaacaaatatcacgagagttgctagggttacaatgaataatcttctcaaatatgataacacttatagtgtaaaccctatgtctgtgtttatatactacacagttacaagataatcgttaattgatatggaatataattctgcttcctaaaatatatcaatcagatatcttttcttccaagtattctattcttcatagaattccttcttcatgcatatctcttcttatgtttgtctcgatcttctttcctttaatcagctgctgtccttatctgaacgtccttcagtacttaagttctgatatccatcttctgatgattatctcctgataatataagtactgatatccttaagtcctgacttccagtaagtactgatttatcctgtttaagtaagatctgaaaactaaacataaatcatattagccatgacattatcaaatatatctaacaatctcccccaacttgtaaattagcataatatacaagtttaacagatatttgatgttgtaaaaaacattaagtacaaatgcatgagaactagactagataactacaacttacagtccttaaagctttaccagtctttaacttctgataacaacttcagtctgtattcacatcagaatttaagcagttgtagatcttgacttggcttcatcttttgatctctctgatgtcaggagttgttctgagatagttcttcaacaaacatctctcagcatatctgagttcatcaatcatcctccttttaacatctttaagttctgcagtatcttcaccaatttgaaagattgcagccctgagatcattaattctagcttttcttatatcctgatccagtctgatcaaatatgccttatcagactcaagattgaattccacaaccaTGTAACCCAGAatggtagttataatcttggcagtgttgagctttatttcaactatatcacccttgtgatctctgtactttggaagatatgtgctgtcagacttaacagaataaagccttttctgtctctgaatctgattcttcaaatagtttgcagcactttctgttattttgtctgttattcctagaagactaacaatgagatttacagaaggggggttgaatgtaaatctcaaaactttttcaagttttgagcagtttataaagttgtgtgttcaagaagaacaagtgtgtgaattgctttaagctaatacagacagatatatattcaagcacaaatgtaaagaacacaacagaccttaaaaacttttctggtggatttgttgttccaccagagatggtatattagaaaaatctgtgttcaacaatgttgatcacagctgcatcctagtacaaactagatgaattttctctcaagatatttcttaacagctctggaaaaatctatctaattactagcttcttcttggttcatatatattaccaagtgtacaagtgaaaaacaatataaaattacaatagtaaaataagttcttcacttgcttcttttcctgttcactcaagtactttgttgactattgcaactttgtacaaaagaagaacggctgctttttctgttgatcctgaaattcggctaccacatctcagttttctctgtcaacccacgtgcctctgcttgtaggtacaactaccacttatcaacggctgattagcagaacatccgttgaagctttcatccgttgatgacttcatccgttgaaggatgttatccgttgaagctttcatccgttgatgctctcatccgttgaaggatgttatccgttgaagctttagagacatccgttgaagcttagcttctcatccgttgaaggtcttttaagtcatccgttgataccacttcatttatacaaaattacaaggcatgatatatttacaattggccttcctatctgcatatcatctagtagtcaacatgactcatagtttctctcaacttctaagaattacaattttaaatacagagactgaaatatgctacaatactagacttatttctaagtaaagctacaccatcaacggatagccaaagtggtcttatccgttgaggctacagacactaaatttctacttaagtgttttgttaaacatatcatcaaactaatgcacatatattcctaacaatctccccctatttatgtctataagaactgtaggcataaattcagggttaacttgatgataacaaaacacttaacaaatatttgaattgaaactaagtagaaatataaaaagtgctgcaaaagtgtatgtactaggaggtaattgaagatttacagtatttccaagggtgctcctctagcctgagcaaatcatcattttcttctttgttccctggttttctttcctagccctttgtcatttccctcaatttggagttggagttttctgaagaattcagcttcatcttcatcactgatatccaacttagattgcatttccttgagagtttcattgctggcaatcttgagttggtcttcaagtctgaaaaatcttctgactcctttgtcatctctaaattccatcaaccaatgaggtgatttgtgaattttagttcccctttcttgtatgagtaaggttctgggcaaagcatttggttccctccaagtcttccttatgttggcaatcttgttgagaatttcagtcttggctgttctggtaaagccagaatcctttttgatggctgaaaagactctgatcaaggtagagtagccttcatttagaatcctgtggagaggccatgttctttccccagctcctttatatctgaacactaatctttctggtaactgtctgtaggcagctattccccttacatcctccagctcatccagatagagttcaatgtctgaaatttcttttatgtcacagatgtgaacataatcatctttagaaatgggtgacttaggcttaggtttttgtttttgagtgaatttcttagaggttgtgggaggtgtagattttggttttcttttctgtctctttggtggtggaagagtggttagaaaggtaggcagtgtgatgttgtcccaatcaataggttcctcttttggaatgattggttcaccatggatatttatagagggatcagtaacaaaaggttcaggtatggaaggtagtggtttagatatagatttggtatcttcagggttatcttcactccttctgtgtgccttggcctttcttctgtttcccttctgccattcctctctttcctccatattttcaccaaatatgctcccaagaacctcatctaagttagcaatcttttcttcac
This genomic interval from Apium graveolens cultivar Ventura chromosome 8, ASM990537v1, whole genome shotgun sequence contains the following:
- the LOC141679193 gene encoding uncharacterized protein LOC141679193; translation: MPFPSEVYFNNAVNRLLQEETSYDKEELKILHEKNHGMLNPEQKNVYDSIIQNVYNKVGGVFFVYGSGGCGKTFLWQTLCCRLRSEGKIVLLVSSYGIAAVLLPGGRTAHSRFHIPLKLDQDSTSGIRHGTDIAELIQQNDLIIWDEAPMQHRHAFESVDRSLRDIMSAIDKRRAKKPFGDITVVFSGDYKQILPVIPKASRAEVVGSTLNKSKIWEFCQVFLLKQNMRLHAGNTEMENKVIVDFSNGSF